TGATCCTTGCCTTTGCCGCGCTGGTGGGCTTCAGCCTCGGCGCCGAGCACGCGCAGGCCGCGAAGCGTTTCGGCGGCGGCCAGAGCATCGGCAAGCAGCGCGAATCCATTCAGCGCGAGGCGGCACCGCGTCCGCCGGCGCAGGCTCCCGCCGCGGCGCCGCAGGGCGCGCCCGCTCAGCGCCCCGGCTGGGGTGGTCCGCTCGCCGGCCTGCTGGCGGGCGGTCTGCTCGGTGCGCTGTTCTTCGGCGGCGCCTTCGACGGCATCAAGTTCGGTGACGTGGCGATCCTGGCGCTGCTCCTCGGTGGCGGCTGGCTGCTGCTGCGCAATCTCGCGCGAAGCCGCGCGCCGGTGCGTCCGGCGCTGGAGCCCGCCGCCGGCGGTGGAGTGG
This DNA window, taken from Betaproteobacteria bacterium, encodes the following:
- a CDS encoding Tim44 domain-containing protein: MRKLLILAFAALVGFSLGAEHAQAAKRFGGGQSIGKQRESIQREAAPRPPAQAPAAAPQGAPAQRPGWGGPLAGLLAGGLLGALFFGGAFDGIKFGDVAILALLLGGGWLLLRNLARSRAPVRPALEPAAGGGVASPAPAFGRPAAATPPPAAATPARNIPPDFDQAAFLNQARKAFIQLQTANDTGNLEAIRDYTTPELYAELESQVRARGGATQKVAVTTLDAELLE